A single genomic interval of Cloacibacillus sp. harbors:
- a CDS encoding D-2-hydroxyacid dehydrogenase — protein sequence MQERKKIVVLDGFTVNSDDLSWDELGALGDLTVYDRTSQTDEREVIARIGDAELVYTKKVPIMKNIIDACPSVKFINMLATGYNIIDVVYAKEKGIPVANIPTYGSAAVSQYAIALMLEACLHIGHHSETVHAGKWENNIDWCYWDYPLIELDGKTLGILGLGKIGTRTAATAGALGMKVLAYDPYPTNAGRAVADYVDFETLLTSSDVIAVHMPLNPFSKGLINKSNIEKMKDGVIIVNNSRGQIVVEQDLADALNSGKVAVAAVDVVSSEPITKDNPLLKAKNCIITPHISWASKECRQRIIDCAVANAKAYITGECINIVNK from the coding sequence ATGCAGGAGAGGAAAAAAATAGTCGTTTTGGATGGTTTTACCGTAAATTCAGACGATTTGAGCTGGGACGAATTGGGCGCTTTGGGAGATCTGACCGTATACGACCGCACGTCGCAGACGGACGAGCGGGAGGTTATAGCGCGTATCGGAGACGCCGAACTGGTCTACACGAAAAAGGTGCCGATCATGAAAAATATCATTGACGCCTGCCCGAGCGTAAAATTCATCAACATGCTGGCGACCGGTTATAACATCATCGACGTCGTCTACGCGAAGGAAAAGGGCATCCCCGTCGCCAATATCCCCACATACGGCAGCGCGGCGGTGAGCCAGTACGCGATTGCGCTGATGCTGGAGGCCTGCCTCCATATAGGCCACCACAGCGAGACCGTGCATGCCGGCAAATGGGAAAACAACATAGACTGGTGCTACTGGGATTATCCGCTGATCGAACTCGACGGAAAGACCCTGGGGATCTTGGGCCTCGGTAAGATCGGCACCCGCACCGCCGCCACCGCGGGCGCACTCGGTATGAAGGTGCTGGCCTATGACCCCTATCCCACGAACGCCGGCCGCGCCGTCGCCGATTACGTCGATTTTGAAACGCTGCTGACATCCTCCGACGTCATCGCGGTGCACATGCCGCTGAATCCGTTCAGCAAGGGGCTTATCAACAAGAGCAATATAGAAAAAATGAAGGATGGCGTGATAATCGTCAACAACAGCCGCGGGCAGATAGTGGTGGAGCAGGATCTGGCGGATGCGCTGAACTCCGGCAAAGTCGCGGTGGCGGCCGTCGACGTCGTCTCTTCCGAGCCGATCACGAAAGACAATCCGCTGCTCAAGGCCAAGAACTGCATCATTACACCGCACATCTCCTGGGCCTCGAAGGAATGTCGGCAGAGGATCATCGACTGTGCCGTCGCCAACGCGAAGGCATATATCACGGGCGAATGTATCAACATCGTCAATAAATAA
- a CDS encoding aminotransferase class I/II-fold pyridoxal phosphate-dependent enzyme translates to MSENALNLNEIRKKYEELKGLGLKLDMSRGKPDTAQLDLSIPMLHTLDDNNFICENGMDVRNYGEFKGIPEVRRLFAEIFGVPAEQVLAGGSSSINMISDALKRCFINGPMEGFTPWSKLEKIKFICPVPGYDWHFHICDTYGIEMLPVVTREDGPDMDEVERLAKAPDVRGMICVPMYSNPTGFTYSDETVERLAAMETAVPDFRLIWDNAYCMHHLYDGDRDELANIYEACLRHGTEDRVLMFTSTSKITFAGGGVCAMAASPANIAFAADLIRYQLVCYDKVNQLRHTRFLPDKKAVEAHMRKHADIVRPKFELVLQTLERELGGLELVRWGRPKGGYFICFEAPEGCAKKIVRLCEEAGVKLTPAGATYPHGLDPKDSIIRIAPTYPPTDELRQALEVFTTAVKLAAAERV, encoded by the coding sequence ATGTCGGAAAACGCTCTTAATCTAAATGAAATTCGTAAAAAATATGAGGAGCTGAAGGGGCTTGGCCTGAAATTGGATATGTCCAGGGGCAAACCTGATACGGCTCAGCTTGACCTCTCCATTCCGATGCTTCACACACTGGACGATAATAATTTTATCTGCGAGAACGGAATGGACGTCCGCAATTACGGTGAATTCAAGGGGATACCCGAGGTGCGCCGCCTCTTTGCCGAAATATTCGGCGTGCCGGCGGAGCAGGTCCTCGCCGGTGGAAGTTCGAGCATCAACATGATCTCCGACGCGCTCAAAAGATGCTTTATCAACGGTCCGATGGAGGGGTTCACGCCCTGGTCGAAGCTGGAGAAGATTAAATTTATCTGTCCTGTCCCCGGTTATGACTGGCATTTCCATATCTGCGATACCTACGGTATTGAAATGCTTCCGGTGGTGACCCGTGAAGACGGCCCAGACATGGACGAGGTCGAGCGGCTGGCTAAGGCCCCCGACGTGCGCGGGATGATCTGTGTGCCGATGTATTCAAACCCCACCGGCTTCACCTATTCCGACGAGACGGTCGAGCGCCTGGCGGCGATGGAGACGGCGGTCCCGGACTTCCGTCTGATATGGGACAACGCCTACTGTATGCACCACCTCTACGACGGCGACCGGGACGAGCTTGCCAACATCTACGAGGCCTGCCTCAGGCACGGAACGGAGGACCGGGTCCTCATGTTCACATCCACCTCCAAGATAACCTTTGCCGGCGGCGGAGTCTGCGCGATGGCGGCAAGCCCCGCGAATATCGCCTTTGCCGCCGACCTTATCCGCTACCAGCTTGTCTGCTACGACAAGGTGAACCAGCTTCGTCACACGCGCTTCCTGCCGGACAAAAAGGCTGTGGAGGCGCATATGAGAAAGCACGCGGATATCGTGCGTCCGAAGTTTGAACTTGTGCTTCAGACGCTGGAACGCGAGCTCGGGGGGCTGGAACTCGTCCGCTGGGGCAGGCCGAAGGGCGGATACTTCATCTGCTTCGAGGCGCCGGAGGGCTGCGCGAAAAAGATAGTCCGCCTTTGCGAAGAAGCCGGCGTAAAGCTGACGCCGGCGGGCGCGACATATCCCCACGGACTGGACCCGAAAGACAGCATAATCAGGATCGCGCCCACCTATCCGCCGACGGATGAGCTGCGTCAGGCGCTGGAGGTCTTCACAACTGCGGTAAAGTTGGCGGCTGCCGAGAGGGTTTAG
- the dapF gene encoding diaminopimelate epimerase yields the protein MIECVKMNGNGNDFLVLDNMALRYDAEFLSNLAAKACRRRQSVGADGLVVAEPSAAADFKMRIFNPDGTEGEMCGNGARCVSRFALDYGIAKSGELTFETLGGMVRAVVDGGRVTMDLAPVSLRGMVTDGRLCVGEDEFEYSFITVGVPHCVIFERERSRRFEEYAPVGRAIRRRSDLFPQGTHVNFAVMSGEADMIDIMTYERGVEDMTLSCGTGSVASAIVSWLSGHTGPDVRVKNPGGVNVVSLSRSENGDILPKLEGRAVAVAEISIMPETLL from the coding sequence ATGATAGAGTGCGTTAAGATGAATGGCAACGGGAACGATTTTCTTGTCTTAGATAATATGGCACTGCGTTATGACGCGGAATTTCTCTCAAATCTCGCGGCAAAGGCCTGCCGACGGCGTCAGTCGGTCGGCGCCGACGGACTGGTTGTCGCGGAGCCCTCGGCCGCTGCGGACTTCAAAATGCGTATCTTCAACCCGGACGGAACGGAGGGGGAGATGTGCGGCAACGGCGCGCGCTGCGTCTCGCGCTTCGCGCTGGACTATGGGATAGCGAAGTCAGGAGAGCTGACCTTCGAAACGCTTGGCGGAATGGTACGCGCCGTGGTGGACGGCGGCCGCGTGACGATGGATCTCGCCCCTGTTTCGCTTCGCGGCATGGTCACGGACGGACGCCTCTGCGTGGGGGAGGATGAATTCGAATACTCTTTTATCACCGTCGGCGTCCCCCACTGCGTAATCTTTGAGCGCGAAAGGAGCCGCCGCTTTGAAGAGTACGCGCCGGTCGGACGCGCGATCCGCCGCAGATCGGACCTCTTTCCGCAGGGAACTCATGTAAACTTCGCAGTCATGAGCGGCGAAGCGGATATGATCGACATCATGACATACGAGCGCGGCGTGGAGGATATGACGCTCTCCTGCGGCACCGGTTCGGTGGCCTCGGCGATCGTCTCGTGGCTTTCCGGACACACGGGGCCGGATGTTCGCGTTAAGAACCCCGGCGGCGTGAACGTCGTGAGTCTTTCGCGGAGCGAAAATGGGGATATCCTGCCTAAGCTCGAGGGGCGCGCTGTCGCCGTCGCGGAGATATCGATCATGCCGGAGACGCTCCTCTGA
- a CDS encoding helix-turn-helix domain-containing protein, which produces MVLRDIDRRSDYKAIRDTFMEWCESPFSSSGSVRRLRLHRNSLQYRLKKIRALTGKDPWKFKDAFDLWVAFSLKDMENLKS; this is translated from the coding sequence ATGGTCTTACGGGATATCGACAGACGGTCGGACTACAAAGCTATACGGGACACCTTTATGGAGTGGTGCGAATCGCCGTTTTCAAGCAGCGGTTCCGTGCGCCGCCTGCGCCTTCATAGAAACAGCCTCCAGTACAGGCTTAAAAAAATCAGAGCTTTGACGGGAAAAGATCCCTGGAAATTTAAAGACGCCTTTGACCTCTGGGTGGCATTCTCGCTGAAGGATATGGAAAACCTTAAATCATAA
- the grdC gene encoding glycine/sarcosine/betaine reductase complex component C subunit beta — translation MPNAAIKAAAYSLNHTPELGLWYGNTPFVERETHPDSEFLKELPKYQQNYHEAASYAPNLTYIGAMEIEDFETRPQPWYKNLEPQEIRFGKYGEIMPEDETIAFLDICDVFDLIWLDKDFSAAVKEKIAKHPLMREDIVARLEAGHDAAEIENEVKTAGALPLYVDGKVVGCARRGHEVDPNLTAYELLVNITCKASAVLSLLHLIQNSGMKPEDIDFVIECSEEAAGDMNQRGGGNFAKAIAEIAGCVNSSGCDVRGFCAGPVNAVLSGASMVAAGTRKNVAVIAGGAIPKLYMNARDHVKKELPALENCIGSFGVLIVPDDGTLPVIRLDAIGKHTVGAGASPQTVTSVLTYEPLQKVGLTFADVDKFSPELHNPEITLPAGAGDVPTANFKMIAALAVMKKAIEKADMVKFTKEHGMTGFVHTQGHIPSGVPFMGHAADAINAGKMTRAMIIGKGSLFLGRLTNLADGASFLIEKPQPKQAEATVSKEEIRELILESLGELAASLKK, via the coding sequence ATGCCAAACGCAGCGATCAAAGCGGCAGCCTATTCATTAAACCACACACCCGAGCTCGGCCTCTGGTACGGCAACACCCCCTTTGTAGAGAGGGAGACGCACCCCGATTCAGAATTCCTCAAAGAACTTCCCAAATACCAGCAGAACTACCACGAAGCGGCCAGTTACGCTCCGAACCTCACATACATCGGTGCCATGGAGATAGAGGACTTTGAAACGCGTCCCCAGCCCTGGTACAAGAACCTTGAGCCGCAGGAGATCCGCTTCGGAAAATACGGCGAGATCATGCCCGAAGACGAGACGATCGCCTTCCTCGACATCTGCGACGTATTCGACCTTATCTGGCTTGATAAGGATTTCTCCGCCGCCGTCAAGGAAAAGATCGCCAAGCACCCCCTGATGCGCGAAGATATCGTAGCGCGCCTTGAGGCGGGCCACGACGCGGCTGAGATAGAGAACGAAGTCAAGACGGCTGGCGCGCTGCCCCTCTATGTCGACGGCAAGGTAGTCGGCTGTGCGAGAAGGGGACACGAAGTGGACCCGAACCTCACCGCCTATGAGCTGCTGGTGAACATCACCTGCAAGGCGAGCGCCGTGCTTTCACTGCTTCACCTCATTCAGAACAGCGGCATGAAGCCCGAAGATATCGACTTTGTCATCGAATGCTCGGAAGAGGCGGCCGGCGACATGAACCAGCGCGGCGGCGGCAACTTCGCGAAGGCCATCGCAGAAATAGCTGGCTGCGTGAACTCCTCCGGCTGCGACGTGCGCGGCTTCTGCGCGGGCCCCGTCAATGCGGTCCTCTCAGGCGCTTCGATGGTCGCCGCGGGAACCCGTAAAAACGTCGCGGTCATCGCGGGCGGCGCGATCCCCAAGCTCTACATGAACGCGCGCGACCACGTTAAGAAAGAGCTTCCAGCCCTTGAGAACTGCATCGGCTCCTTCGGCGTCCTCATCGTTCCCGACGATGGCACCCTGCCCGTGATCCGCCTCGACGCGATCGGAAAGCATACGGTCGGCGCTGGCGCTTCGCCGCAGACCGTCACCTCCGTCCTCACCTACGAGCCGCTCCAGAAGGTCGGACTGACATTTGCCGACGTAGATAAATTCTCACCGGAGCTCCACAACCCCGAGATCACCCTTCCCGCGGGCGCGGGAGACGTGCCGACGGCGAACTTCAAGATGATCGCGGCCCTCGCGGTGATGAAGAAGGCCATCGAAAAGGCCGACATGGTGAAGTTCACAAAAGAACATGGCATGACGGGCTTCGTCCATACGCAGGGACACATTCCCTCCGGCGTGCCGTTCATGGGCCACGCCGCCGACGCCATCAACGCCGGCAAGATGACCCGCGCGATGATCATCGGTAAGGGCAGCCTCTTCCTCGGACGTCTGACCAACCTGGCCGACGGCGCCTCGTTCCTCATCGAGAAGCCGCAGCCCAAGCAGGCGGAAGCCACCGTGAGCAAAGAAGAGATCCGCGAACTCATTCTTGAGAGCCTCGGAGAACTTGCCGCTAGCCTCAAAAAGTAA
- the grdD gene encoding glycine/sarcosine/betaine reductase complex component C subunit alpha, protein MTDNASVKALIGDILGEIIEEAKEGGGKKTKVGLMAYGSELGQEELCRGARLAMQNDPSVKVFCIGPKLAGYEDLNWVETAADEHEISAAMEKALSDGIIEGAVALHYPFPVGVTTIGKVFTPGKGKPCFVASSTGTSSPVRTEAMLRNAIYGIAVAKSAGILEPTVGVLNLDGAQTVLRALQKLKDNGYGINFAESIRKDGGAILRGNDLLAGAADVCVTDTLTGNVLMKLFGAWTTGGNYEAMGWGYGPSAGEGWNKVISIISRASGAPVIASALLLNASAAKNGLPAIVAKELAAAKAVGLDDLIEAMQPKQAAAEEDVKAPAAEPTDEEIHGVDVLEIENAVKALWKASIYAESSMGCTGPVIKFAKKNEERVKEVLVAANYL, encoded by the coding sequence ATGACAGATAACGCATCCGTAAAGGCCTTGATAGGCGACATACTGGGCGAAATAATAGAAGAGGCCAAAGAGGGCGGCGGCAAAAAGACTAAAGTCGGCCTTATGGCGTACGGCAGCGAGCTCGGCCAGGAAGAGCTCTGCCGCGGCGCGCGCCTCGCGATGCAGAACGATCCCAGTGTGAAAGTATTCTGCATCGGTCCGAAACTCGCGGGCTACGAAGACCTCAACTGGGTCGAGACGGCGGCGGACGAGCACGAAATATCCGCGGCGATGGAAAAGGCACTGAGCGACGGGATCATAGAAGGTGCGGTAGCCCTCCACTACCCGTTCCCCGTCGGTGTAACCACAATAGGAAAGGTATTTACGCCTGGCAAAGGGAAACCGTGCTTCGTAGCCTCCTCTACGGGCACGTCCTCCCCGGTCAGGACGGAGGCTATGCTCCGCAACGCCATCTACGGTATCGCGGTGGCGAAGTCCGCCGGTATACTGGAGCCGACGGTCGGCGTCCTCAACCTTGACGGCGCTCAGACTGTTCTGCGCGCCCTTCAGAAGCTTAAGGACAACGGCTACGGCATCAACTTCGCGGAGAGCATCAGAAAAGACGGCGGCGCGATCCTTCGAGGCAACGACCTGCTCGCCGGCGCGGCCGACGTCTGCGTGACGGACACCCTCACAGGGAACGTCCTCATGAAGCTCTTCGGAGCCTGGACCACCGGCGGCAACTACGAAGCGATGGGCTGGGGTTACGGCCCCTCCGCCGGAGAGGGCTGGAACAAGGTCATCTCGATCATCTCCCGCGCCTCGGGCGCTCCCGTTATCGCCTCCGCGCTCTTGCTCAACGCGAGCGCCGCGAAAAACGGACTTCCCGCGATCGTGGCGAAGGAGCTGGCGGCGGCTAAGGCAGTTGGACTTGACGATCTCATCGAGGCCATGCAGCCGAAACAGGCGGCGGCCGAAGAAGATGTCAAAGCCCCCGCGGCCGAACCGACAGACGAAGAGATCCACGGCGTCGACGTCCTTGAGATAGAGAATGCCGTCAAGGCTCTCTGGAAGGCCAGCATCTACGCCGAGTCCTCAATGGGCTGCACCGGCCCCGTCATCAAGTTCGCGAAGAAGAACGAAGAAAGAGTCAAAGAGGTTCTGGTCGCCGCCAACTACCTCTAA
- a CDS encoding protease inhibitor I42 family protein yields MLAVLIYPFAAAHAQMRHKFDLPFPVTKETDVRYIEVTAFYDSDFVISLEANPATGHVWREYQRLPQGITFVSSTFKAKAAAGGPFDTPGIERRRYHTSTKHYGDVTGHTHIILKYERPWEHKPAAYAVCCVNIYVNNPYESKFWVTMSAMHRFHRRPWVLLFFGTRFERAEVMIDLYKNKPRIFWLLNLLHLCLVFIVVHVSRAKEKDYWSLCKDSPAGFILVSFLLALWLIIASWLLRLLEMAAWGLA; encoded by the coding sequence TTGCTTGCTGTTCTCATCTATCCGTTTGCGGCGGCACATGCACAGATGCGTCACAAATTCGATCTGCCCTTTCCCGTCACGAAGGAGACTGATGTCAGATATATTGAAGTTACGGCATTTTACGACAGCGACTTTGTGATAAGCCTTGAGGCAAATCCGGCTACGGGCCACGTATGGCGCGAATACCAGCGCCTTCCGCAGGGAATAACATTCGTCTCCTCGACCTTTAAGGCGAAGGCAGCCGCTGGAGGCCCCTTTGACACGCCCGGCATTGAAAGGCGCAGATACCACACGTCAACAAAACATTATGGAGACGTAACGGGACATACCCATATAATATTAAAATACGAGCGTCCCTGGGAGCATAAGCCGGCAGCTTACGCCGTCTGCTGTGTGAATATCTATGTAAATAATCCCTACGAATCCAAGTTTTGGGTCACCATGTCGGCCATGCATCGTTTTCACAGACGCCCCTGGGTCTTGCTGTTTTTTGGCACGCGGTTTGAAAGAGCCGAGGTTATGATAGATCTGTATAAAAATAAACCACGGATATTTTGGCTCCTTAATTTGTTACATCTCTGCCTTGTATTCATCGTAGTCCATGTTTCGAGGGCCAAAGAGAAGGATTACTGGTCCTTGTGCAAAGACAGCCCCGCGGGATTTATTTTGGTCTCATTTTTGCTTGCCCTATGGCTAATAATTGCCTCATGGCTGCTGCGGTTATTAGAGATGGCCGCCTGGGGGCTTGCCTAG
- a CDS encoding threonine/serine dehydratase, whose protein sequence is MLFTFSQIKEARERIAPYITETPLIRLRNLDQYLGCQVYAKLESMQKTGSFKLRGAVNKLLSLSAEQLGRGVVAASSGNHGKALAYAAGLLGAKCTVVMPRTAPRNKIEAIGKLGAEVVLCETSERFRIAEDICRERGGTMAPPYDDYEIMAGQGTAGLEIMEQEPGLDCVISPVSGGGLIGGLSTALKAVSEGKIRVVGAEPDILPRYSESLAAGERVTVPQRRSLADALASQTPGARNFPVVQANVEGVARVSEEYIKKGMKLLLTEGKLLAEPASCIGAAALLEGRISVREDEKVCLLISGGNVGLEQLEILRDVSI, encoded by the coding sequence ATGCTGTTCACCTTCAGTCAGATAAAAGAGGCGAGAGAGCGCATCGCTCCGTATATCACGGAGACGCCGCTGATAAGGCTTCGTAATCTGGATCAATACCTCGGATGCCAGGTCTACGCAAAACTTGAGTCTATGCAGAAGACGGGCTCGTTCAAGCTGCGCGGGGCCGTCAATAAGCTGCTGTCGCTCTCCGCCGAGCAGCTTGGCCGCGGCGTCGTCGCGGCCTCCTCCGGCAATCACGGGAAGGCGCTCGCCTACGCCGCGGGGCTGCTGGGGGCGAAGTGCACCGTCGTCATGCCGCGGACCGCGCCGCGGAATAAGATCGAGGCGATCGGGAAACTCGGGGCGGAGGTCGTGCTCTGCGAGACCTCCGAGCGTTTCAGGATCGCCGAGGATATCTGCCGCGAGCGCGGCGGAACGATGGCGCCGCCGTACGACGACTACGAGATAATGGCCGGTCAGGGCACCGCCGGTCTGGAGATCATGGAACAGGAGCCTGGTCTAGACTGCGTGATATCCCCTGTCAGCGGCGGCGGACTGATCGGCGGTCTCTCCACCGCGCTGAAGGCCGTCTCGGAGGGAAAGATACGCGTCGTCGGCGCGGAGCCTGATATACTGCCGCGCTACAGCGAGAGCCTCGCCGCCGGAGAACGTGTCACCGTTCCGCAGCGGCGCTCGCTGGCGGACGCCCTCGCCTCGCAGACGCCTGGGGCCAGGAACTTTCCCGTCGTGCAGGCCAACGTGGAGGGGGTCGCCCGCGTCTCGGAGGAGTACATCAAAAAGGGGATGAAGCTGCTGCTGACTGAGGGAAAGCTGCTCGCCGAACCAGCCTCCTGCATTGGCGCAGCCGCGCTGCTCGAGGGACGTATCTCCGTAAGGGAGGATGAGAAGGTCTGCCTGCTCATCTCCGGCGGCAACGTGGGACTAGAGCAGCTGGAAATCCTGCGGGACGTAAGTATATAA
- a CDS encoding epoxyqueuosine reductase, whose translation MLSEEFKDFLYGIGAKLVGFADMGGVAGCGYPRAVSVALPVPPHILREIADGPTKSYYYMYHELNNGLNRIVTSGAEYLRGRGYSAQPQTTDAVSYDADCRSALPHKTVAVRAGLGWIGKSCLLVTPEYGSAVRISSLLTDAPLACASSVREPLCGGCGLCRRSCPGQALSGLLWNRAVDCDLIVDTEKCTHKQRELMMFRTGIEADICGKCFVVCPYTAKYLSAAEK comes from the coding sequence ATGCTGTCGGAGGAATTCAAAGACTTTTTATATGGTATCGGCGCGAAGCTCGTCGGCTTTGCGGATATGGGCGGCGTGGCTGGGTGCGGCTATCCGCGCGCCGTCTCGGTGGCGCTCCCTGTACCGCCGCACATCCTGCGGGAGATTGCTGACGGCCCGACAAAGAGCTACTATTACATGTACCATGAACTTAACAACGGGCTGAACCGGATAGTGACCTCCGGCGCGGAATACCTGCGCGGACGCGGCTATTCCGCGCAGCCGCAGACGACCGACGCCGTGAGCTATGACGCGGACTGCCGCAGCGCCCTGCCGCACAAAACGGTGGCGGTGCGGGCCGGTCTTGGCTGGATCGGCAAAAGCTGCCTGCTCGTCACCCCCGAATACGGCTCCGCGGTGCGCATCTCTTCGCTGCTCACAGACGCGCCGCTTGCCTGCGCCTCATCCGTGAGGGAGCCGCTCTGCGGCGGCTGCGGCCTCTGCCGCCGCTCCTGCCCTGGGCAGGCTTTGAGCGGTCTTTTGTGGAACCGCGCCGTTGACTGCGACCTGATTGTGGATACCGAAAAATGCACACATAAGCAGCGGGAGCTGATGATGTTCCGCACGGGCATAGAGGCGGACATCTGCGGCAAATGCTTCGTCGTCTGTCCCTACACGGCGAAATATCTCAGCGCCGCGGAAAAATAG
- a CDS encoding protease inhibitor I42 family protein, with the protein MYRFIIALCALTLLFSAGRAQAERRHAMVLPFPVTEATDVRYLEAETFLNDDFEISLAANPSTGYTWIDYDGLPSAISFVSRTYDPPAVAMPGAEGRERLRYHANATGHNHIILKYARPWEGKPAAYAVCCVYVKLPSQL; encoded by the coding sequence ATGTATAGATTTATCATCGCTCTGTGCGCGTTGACGCTGCTCTTTTCGGCGGGCCGCGCGCAGGCGGAGAGACGTCATGCGATGGTCCTGCCATTTCCCGTGACGGAGGCGACCGACGTTCGTTATCTGGAGGCGGAGACCTTCCTCAACGACGACTTTGAGATTTCGCTCGCGGCTAACCCCTCCACAGGCTATACGTGGATCGACTACGACGGTCTGCCATCGGCGATCTCCTTCGTCTCGCGCACCTATGATCCTCCCGCCGTTGCCATGCCCGGCGCCGAGGGAAGGGAGCGGCTGCGCTATCACGCGAACGCCACAGGACACAACCACATCATCCTGAAGTACGCGCGCCCGTGGGAGGGCAAGCCGGCGGCCTATGCCGTCTGCTGCGTGTATGTGAAGCTGCCAAGCCAGCTGTAG
- a CDS encoding protease inhibitor I42 family protein: MKAAGRILFLLATAAMLVFPASGAEAARRYITEKPLPKTASTDVRETAVEAELDGNFTLTLEAPVLPGYSWSLYNSLPPGVSLVSVSSTQRQAVSPDMTPTAVETRSYHASSTGRNRIIFRYARPGDETPLIYVIFSLNVRLK; encoded by the coding sequence ATGAAAGCTGCCGGGAGGATATTATTTTTACTTGCGACTGCCGCGATGCTTGTCTTCCCGGCCAGCGGCGCGGAGGCGGCGCGGCGTTATATAACGGAAAAACCGCTTCCAAAGACCGCCAGCACCGACGTCAGGGAGACCGCGGTGGAGGCGGAGCTTGACGGCAATTTCACGCTCACTCTCGAAGCCCCCGTTCTGCCGGGATATTCGTGGAGCCTCTATAATTCCCTGCCGCCGGGGGTCTCTCTCGTCTCGGTGTCGAGTACCCAGAGGCAGGCGGTATCGCCAGACATGACGCCGACGGCGGTCGAGACCAGGAGTTATCACGCCTCCTCCACGGGACGCAACAGGATCATCTTCCGCTACGCGCGGCCCGGCGACGAGACTCCGCTGATATATGTAATATTCAGTCTGAATGTGAGGCTAAAGTAG
- a CDS encoding nitroreductase family protein, producing the protein MVSAIMKRRSIRKFTGEKVSADSAMRIVEAGAAAPSAMNRRPVRFILLDKEAMARFAEKVAQKEPFIEGQWAIAVCADRRGYDQEGAWLEDCSAAMENILIAATEMGLGSLWYGVYARPAKEPQVREALKVPKGVEVCGIAVIGHAAEEKEPHRGVDSSILHIGCWKE; encoded by the coding sequence ATGGTTTCTGCAATCATGAAACGCCGAAGCATTAGAAAGTTTACGGGAGAAAAGGTCTCCGCCGACAGCGCGATGAGGATCGTCGAAGCGGGAGCCGCCGCGCCGAGCGCGATGAACAGGCGTCCCGTGCGCTTCATCCTGCTTGATAAAGAGGCGATGGCGCGCTTCGCGGAAAAGGTGGCGCAAAAGGAGCCCTTTATCGAGGGGCAGTGGGCTATCGCCGTCTGTGCCGACCGCCGCGGCTACGACCAGGAGGGCGCCTGGCTTGAGGACTGTTCCGCGGCAATGGAGAATATCCTGATCGCGGCGACGGAGATGGGGCTCGGCTCACTCTGGTACGGCGTATACGCGCGCCCCGCGAAGGAGCCGCAGGTACGCGAGGCGCTCAAGGTGCCGAAGGGCGTGGAGGTCTGCGGCATTGCCGTGATCGGCCACGCCGCCGAGGAAAAGGAGCCGCACAGAGGCGTGGATTCTTCCATCCTCCACATTGGCTGCTGGAAGGAATAG